One genomic window of Cololabis saira isolate AMF1-May2022 chromosome 3, fColSai1.1, whole genome shotgun sequence includes the following:
- the fli1rs gene encoding fli-1 proto-oncogene, ETS transcription factor-related sequence isoform X2, whose product MHMKTEMTSPGVYGQASKQSPEPTESEWVASAAQNPVKRSEHVNGTSRESPVDCSVTKRSRHVSDDGAPMLYQTQYPEPRVSPQTTSPLSNPTEEKRVIVPADPEVWTQDHVRQWLDWAIKEYVLEEVDVMLFQALDGKALCKMTKDDMMRLTSAYNADILLSHLSYLRQSSPTFSYPTTPSTTTPPPAPQPRLQVKAEGGFDEISRRNSWPANAMTPAVPKGSSLEHQPSTRVSEPAPRIVQDPYQTLGPISSRLANPEGQAVSSSKHRTSKQSPYKLPDPSAHRPVGSGQIQLWQFLLELLSDSNNSSIITWEGTNGEFKMTDPDEVAKRWGERKSKPNMNYDKLSRALRYYYDKNIMTKVHGKRYAYKFDFHGISQAHQSHAADGGIVKYQTEMAYVQPYHSHQPKMNFMGAHPAPMPVSPGNFFGPPSTYWNSTSSPIYPGSAMTRHPATHSHLSSYY is encoded by the exons ATGCACATGAAGACCGAGATGACGTCGCCCGGGGTGTACGGCCAGGCCTCCAAGCAGAGTCCTGAGCCCACTGAGTCAGAGTGGGTGGCGTCGGCAGCACAGAATCCTGTGAAAAGAAGCGAACACGTCAATGGCACCAG CCGTGAGTCTCCGGTGGACTGCAGCGTCACCAAACGATCCAGACACGTGAGCGACGACGGCGCCCCGATGCTGTACCAGACCCAGTACCCGGAGCCTCGCGTCAGCCCCCAGACCACCAGCCCACTCAGCAACCCCACCGAGGAGAAGCGGGTCATCGTTCCAGCAG ATCCCGAGGTGTGGACCCAGGACCACGTCCGACAGTGGCTGGACTGGGCCATCAAGGAGTACGTCCTGGAGGAGGTGGATGTCATGCTCTTCCAAGCGCTGGACGGCAAGGCCCTCTGCAAGATGACCAAAGACGACATGATGCGGCTCACATCGGCCTACAACGCAGACATCCTGCTGTCACACCTCAGTTACCTCCGGCAGA GTAGTCCCACATTCTCCTACCCCACGACCCCCAGCACCACCACACCGCCGCCTGCACCACAACCCAGGCTACAGGTGAAAGCAG agggCGGTTTTGATGAGATCAGCCGCAGGAACAGCTGGCCGGCCAACGCCATGACTCCTGCGGTCCCTAAAG GTTCCTCCCTGGAGCACCAGCCCTCCACCAGGGTTTCGGAGCCGGCGCCGAGGATTGTGCAAG ACCCGTATCAGACGCTGGGGCCCATCAGCAGCCGACTAGCCAACCCAG AAGGCCAAGCCGTCAGCTCGTCCAAGCACCGAACAAGCAAACAGAGCCCGTACAAGCTCCCCGACCCCAGCGCTCACAGGCCTGTGG GCTCGGGGCAGATCCAGCTGTGGCAGTTCCTGCTGGAGCTCCTGTCCGACAGCAACAACTCCAGCATCATCACCTGGGAGGGAACCAACGGCGAGTTCAAGATGACCGACCCGGACGAGGTGGCCAAGCGCTGGGGCGAGCGCAAGAGCAAGCCCAACATGAACTACGACAAGCTGAGCCGCGCGCTGCGCTACTACTACGACAAGAACATCATGACCAAGGTGCACGGCAAGCGCTACGCCTACAAATTTGACTTCCACGGCATCTCGCAGGCCCACCAGAGCCACGCGGCAGACGGCGGCATTGTTAAGTACCAGACTGAGATGGCTTACGTCCAGCCCTACCACAGCCACCAGCCCAAAATGAACTTCATGGGGGCGCATCCGGCGCCCATGCCCGTCTCCCCCGGCAACTTTTTCGGGCCTCCGTCAACATACTGGAACTCGACCAGCAGCCCCATCTACCCGGGGTCG
- the fli1rs gene encoding fli-1 proto-oncogene, ETS transcription factor-related sequence isoform X3 codes for MDCSIKEALSVVSEDQTIFEPPYAAAPTMHMKTEMTSPGVYGQASKQSPEPTESEWVASAAQNPVKRSEHVNGTSRESPVDCSVTKRSRHVSDDGAPMLYQTQYPEPRVSPQTTSPLSNPTEEKRVIVPADPEVWTQDHVRQWLDWAIKEYVLEEVDVMLFQALDGKALCKMTKDDMMRLTSAYNADILLSHLSYLRQSSPTFSYPTTPSTTTPPPAPQPRLQVKAEGGFDEISRRNSWPANAMTPAVPKGSSLEHQPSTRVSEPAPRIVQDPYQTLGPISSRLANPGSGQIQLWQFLLELLSDSNNSSIITWEGTNGEFKMTDPDEVAKRWGERKSKPNMNYDKLSRALRYYYDKNIMTKVHGKRYAYKFDFHGISQAHQSHAADGGIVKYQTEMAYVQPYHSHQPKMNFMGAHPAPMPVSPGNFFGPPSTYWNSTSSPIYPGSAMTRHPATHSHLSSYY; via the exons GAAGCGCTGTCGGTGGTGAGTGAGGACCAGACCATATTCGAGCCGCCCTACGCCGCCGCCCCCACCATGCACATGAAGACCGAGATGACGTCGCCCGGGGTGTACGGCCAGGCCTCCAAGCAGAGTCCTGAGCCCACTGAGTCAGAGTGGGTGGCGTCGGCAGCACAGAATCCTGTGAAAAGAAGCGAACACGTCAATGGCACCAG CCGTGAGTCTCCGGTGGACTGCAGCGTCACCAAACGATCCAGACACGTGAGCGACGACGGCGCCCCGATGCTGTACCAGACCCAGTACCCGGAGCCTCGCGTCAGCCCCCAGACCACCAGCCCACTCAGCAACCCCACCGAGGAGAAGCGGGTCATCGTTCCAGCAG ATCCCGAGGTGTGGACCCAGGACCACGTCCGACAGTGGCTGGACTGGGCCATCAAGGAGTACGTCCTGGAGGAGGTGGATGTCATGCTCTTCCAAGCGCTGGACGGCAAGGCCCTCTGCAAGATGACCAAAGACGACATGATGCGGCTCACATCGGCCTACAACGCAGACATCCTGCTGTCACACCTCAGTTACCTCCGGCAGA GTAGTCCCACATTCTCCTACCCCACGACCCCCAGCACCACCACACCGCCGCCTGCACCACAACCCAGGCTACAGGTGAAAGCAG agggCGGTTTTGATGAGATCAGCCGCAGGAACAGCTGGCCGGCCAACGCCATGACTCCTGCGGTCCCTAAAG GTTCCTCCCTGGAGCACCAGCCCTCCACCAGGGTTTCGGAGCCGGCGCCGAGGATTGTGCAAG ACCCGTATCAGACGCTGGGGCCCATCAGCAGCCGACTAGCCAACCCAG GCTCGGGGCAGATCCAGCTGTGGCAGTTCCTGCTGGAGCTCCTGTCCGACAGCAACAACTCCAGCATCATCACCTGGGAGGGAACCAACGGCGAGTTCAAGATGACCGACCCGGACGAGGTGGCCAAGCGCTGGGGCGAGCGCAAGAGCAAGCCCAACATGAACTACGACAAGCTGAGCCGCGCGCTGCGCTACTACTACGACAAGAACATCATGACCAAGGTGCACGGCAAGCGCTACGCCTACAAATTTGACTTCCACGGCATCTCGCAGGCCCACCAGAGCCACGCGGCAGACGGCGGCATTGTTAAGTACCAGACTGAGATGGCTTACGTCCAGCCCTACCACAGCCACCAGCCCAAAATGAACTTCATGGGGGCGCATCCGGCGCCCATGCCCGTCTCCCCCGGCAACTTTTTCGGGCCTCCGTCAACATACTGGAACTCGACCAGCAGCCCCATCTACCCGGGGTCG
- the fli1rs gene encoding fli-1 proto-oncogene, ETS transcription factor-related sequence isoform X1 — translation MDCSIKEALSVVSEDQTIFEPPYAAAPTMHMKTEMTSPGVYGQASKQSPEPTESEWVASAAQNPVKRSEHVNGTSRESPVDCSVTKRSRHVSDDGAPMLYQTQYPEPRVSPQTTSPLSNPTEEKRVIVPADPEVWTQDHVRQWLDWAIKEYVLEEVDVMLFQALDGKALCKMTKDDMMRLTSAYNADILLSHLSYLRQSSPTFSYPTTPSTTTPPPAPQPRLQVKAEGGFDEISRRNSWPANAMTPAVPKGSSLEHQPSTRVSEPAPRIVQDPYQTLGPISSRLANPEGQAVSSSKHRTSKQSPYKLPDPSAHRPVGSGQIQLWQFLLELLSDSNNSSIITWEGTNGEFKMTDPDEVAKRWGERKSKPNMNYDKLSRALRYYYDKNIMTKVHGKRYAYKFDFHGISQAHQSHAADGGIVKYQTEMAYVQPYHSHQPKMNFMGAHPAPMPVSPGNFFGPPSTYWNSTSSPIYPGSAMTRHPATHSHLSSYY, via the exons GAAGCGCTGTCGGTGGTGAGTGAGGACCAGACCATATTCGAGCCGCCCTACGCCGCCGCCCCCACCATGCACATGAAGACCGAGATGACGTCGCCCGGGGTGTACGGCCAGGCCTCCAAGCAGAGTCCTGAGCCCACTGAGTCAGAGTGGGTGGCGTCGGCAGCACAGAATCCTGTGAAAAGAAGCGAACACGTCAATGGCACCAG CCGTGAGTCTCCGGTGGACTGCAGCGTCACCAAACGATCCAGACACGTGAGCGACGACGGCGCCCCGATGCTGTACCAGACCCAGTACCCGGAGCCTCGCGTCAGCCCCCAGACCACCAGCCCACTCAGCAACCCCACCGAGGAGAAGCGGGTCATCGTTCCAGCAG ATCCCGAGGTGTGGACCCAGGACCACGTCCGACAGTGGCTGGACTGGGCCATCAAGGAGTACGTCCTGGAGGAGGTGGATGTCATGCTCTTCCAAGCGCTGGACGGCAAGGCCCTCTGCAAGATGACCAAAGACGACATGATGCGGCTCACATCGGCCTACAACGCAGACATCCTGCTGTCACACCTCAGTTACCTCCGGCAGA GTAGTCCCACATTCTCCTACCCCACGACCCCCAGCACCACCACACCGCCGCCTGCACCACAACCCAGGCTACAGGTGAAAGCAG agggCGGTTTTGATGAGATCAGCCGCAGGAACAGCTGGCCGGCCAACGCCATGACTCCTGCGGTCCCTAAAG GTTCCTCCCTGGAGCACCAGCCCTCCACCAGGGTTTCGGAGCCGGCGCCGAGGATTGTGCAAG ACCCGTATCAGACGCTGGGGCCCATCAGCAGCCGACTAGCCAACCCAG AAGGCCAAGCCGTCAGCTCGTCCAAGCACCGAACAAGCAAACAGAGCCCGTACAAGCTCCCCGACCCCAGCGCTCACAGGCCTGTGG GCTCGGGGCAGATCCAGCTGTGGCAGTTCCTGCTGGAGCTCCTGTCCGACAGCAACAACTCCAGCATCATCACCTGGGAGGGAACCAACGGCGAGTTCAAGATGACCGACCCGGACGAGGTGGCCAAGCGCTGGGGCGAGCGCAAGAGCAAGCCCAACATGAACTACGACAAGCTGAGCCGCGCGCTGCGCTACTACTACGACAAGAACATCATGACCAAGGTGCACGGCAAGCGCTACGCCTACAAATTTGACTTCCACGGCATCTCGCAGGCCCACCAGAGCCACGCGGCAGACGGCGGCATTGTTAAGTACCAGACTGAGATGGCTTACGTCCAGCCCTACCACAGCCACCAGCCCAAAATGAACTTCATGGGGGCGCATCCGGCGCCCATGCCCGTCTCCCCCGGCAACTTTTTCGGGCCTCCGTCAACATACTGGAACTCGACCAGCAGCCCCATCTACCCGGGGTCG